A stretch of Gorilla gorilla gorilla isolate KB3781 chromosome 9, NHGRI_mGorGor1-v2.1_pri, whole genome shotgun sequence DNA encodes these proteins:
- the USP28 gene encoding ubiquitin carboxyl-terminal hydrolase 28 isoform X9 gives MTAELQQDDAAGAADGHGSASNGDITQAVSLLTDERVKEPSQDTVATEPSEVEGSAANKEVLAKVIDLTHDNKDDLQAAIALSLLESPKIQADGRDLNRMHEATSAETKRSKRKRCEVWGENPNPSDWRRVDGWPVGLKNVGNTCWFSAVIQSLFQLPEFRRLVLSYSLPQNVLENCRSHTEKRNIMFMQELQYLFALMMGSNRKFVDPSAALDLLKGAFRSSEEQQQDVSEFTHKLLDWLEDAFQLAVNVNSPRNKSENPMVQLFYGTFLTEGVREGKPFCNNETFGQYPLQVNGYRNLDECLEGAMVEGDVELLPSDHSVKYGQERWFTKLPPVLTFELSRFEFNQSLGQPEKIHNKLEFPQIMYMDRYMYRSKELIRNKRECIRKLKEEIKILQQKLERYVKYGSGPARFPLPDMLKYVIEFASTKPASESCPPESDTHMTLPLSSVHCSVSDQTSKESTSTESSSQDVESTFSSPEDSLPKSKPLTSSRSSMEMPSQPAPRTVTDEEINFVKTCLQRWRSEIEQDIQDLKNCIASTTQTIEQMYCDPLLRQVPYRLHAVLVHEGQANAGHYWAYIYNQPRQSWLKYNDISVTESSWEEVERDSYGGLRNVSAYCLMYINDKLPYFNAEAAPTESDQMSEVEALSVELKHYIQEDNWRFEQEVEEWEEEQSCKIPQMESSTNSSSQDYSTSQEPSVASSHGVRCLSSEHAVIVKEQTAQAIANTARAYEKSGVEAALSELKEAEPKKPMPQETNLAEQSEQPPKANDAESTAQPNSEVSEVEIPSVGRILVRSDADGYDEEVMLSPAMQGVILAIAKARQTFDRDGSEAGLIKAFHEEYSRLYQLAKETPTSHSDPRLQHVLVYFFQNEAPKRVVERTLLEQFADKNLSYDERSISIMKVAQAKLKEIGPDDMNMEEYKKWHEDYSLFRKVSVYLLTGLELYQKGKYQEALSYLVYAYQSNAALLMKGPRRGVKESVIALYRRKCLLELNAKAASLFETNDDHSVTEGINVMNELIIPCIHLIINNDISKDDLDAIEVMRNHWCSYLGQDIAENLQLCLGEFLPRLLDPSAEIIVLKEPPTIRPNSPYDLCSRFAAVMESIQGVSTVTVK, from the exons AAGTGATAGACCTTACTCATGATAACAAAGATGATCTTCAGGCTGCCATTGCTTTGAGTCTACTGGAGTCTCCCAAAATTCAAGCTGATGGAAGAGATCTTAACAG GATGCATGAAGCAACCTCTGCAGAAACTAAACGCTCAAAGAGAAAACGCTGTGAAGTCTGGGGAGAAAACCCCAATCCCAGTGACTGGAGGAGAGTTGATGGTTGGCCAGTTGGGCTGAAAAATGTTGGCAATACATGTTGGTTTAGTGCTGTTATTCAG tCTCTCTTTCAATTGCCTGAATTTCGAAGACTTGTTCTCAGTTATAGTCTGCCACAAAATGTACTTGAAAATTGTCGAAGTCATACA gaaaagagaaatatcatGTTTATGCAAGAGCTTCAGTATTTGTTTGCTCTAATGATGGGATCAAATAGAAAATTTGTAGACCCGTCTGCAGCCCTGGATCTATTAAAGGGAGCATTCCGATCATCTGAGGAACAGCAG CAAGATGTGAGTGAATTCACACACAAGCTCCTGGATTGGCTAGAGGACGCATTCCAGCTAGCTGTTAATGTTAA CAGTCCCAGGaacaaatctgaaaatccaatgGTGCAGCTGTTCTATGGTACTTTCCTGACTGAAGGGGTTCGTGAAG GAAAACCCTTTTGTAACAATGAGACCTTCGGCCAGTATCCTCTTCAGGTAAACGGTTATCGCAACTTAGACGAGTGTTTGGAAGGGGCCATGGTGGAGGGTGATGTTGAGCTTCTTCCCTCCGATCACTCGGTGAAGTATGGACAAGAG CGTTGGTTTACAAAGCTACCTCCAGTGTTGACCTTTGAACTCTCAAGATTTGAGTTTAATCAGTCCCttgggcagccagagaaaattcACAATAAGCTGGAATTTCCTCAGATTATGTATATGGACAG GTACATGTACAGGAGCAAGGAGCTTATTCGAAATAAGAGAGAGTGTATTCGAAAGttgaaggaggaaataaaaattcTGCAGCAAAAATTGGAAAG GTATGTGAAATATGGCTCAGGCCCAGCTCGGTTCCCGCTCCCGGACATGCTGAAATATGTTATTGAATTTGCTAGTACAAAACCTGCCTCAGAAAGCTGTCCACCTGAAAGTGACACACACATGACATTACCACTTTCTTCAGTGCACTGCTCGGTTTCTGACCAGACATCCAAGGAAag TACAAGTACAGAAAGCTCTTCTCAGGATGTTGAAAGTACCTTTTCTTCTCCTGAAGATTCTTTACCCAAGTCTAAACCACTGACATCTTCTCGGTCTtccatggaaatgccttcacagcCAGCTCCGCGAACAGTCACAGATGAGGAGATAAATTTTGTTAAGACCTGTCTTCAGAGGTGGAGGAGTGAGATTGAACAAGATATACAAG ATTTAAAGAATTGTATTGCAAGTACTACTCAGACTATTGAACAGATGTACTGCGATCCTCTCCTTCGTCAG GTGCCTTATCGCTTGCATGCAGTTCTTGTTCATGAAGGACAAGCAAATGCTGGACACTATTGGGCCTATATCTATAATCAACCCCGACAGAGCTGGCTCAAGTACAATGACATCTCTGTTACTGAATCTTCCTGGGAAGAAGTTGAAAGAGATTCCTATGGAGGCCTGAGAAATGTTAGTGCTTACTGTCTGATGTACATTAATGACAAACTACCCTACTTCAATGCAG AGGCAGCCCCAACTGAATCAGATCAAATGTCAGAAGTGGAAGCCCTATCTGTGGAACTCAAGCATTACATTCAGGAGGATAACTGGCGGTTTGAGCAGGAAGTAGAGGAGTGGGAAGAAGAGCAGTCTTGCAAAATCCCTCAAATGGAGTCCTCCACCAACTCCTCATCACAGGACTACTCTACATCACAAG AGCCTTCAGTAGCCTCTTCTCATGGGGTTCGCTGCTTGTCATCTGAGCATGCTGTGATTGTAAAGGAGCAAACTGCCCAGGCTATTGCAAACACAGCCCGTGCCTATGAGAAGAGCGGTGTAGAAGCGGCACTGAGTGAG CTTAAAGAAGCTGAACCCAAGAAGCCCATGCCCCAGGAAACAAACCTTGCAGAGCAGTCAGAACAGCCCCCAAAGGCTAATGATGCAGAGTCTACTGCCCAGCCTAATTCTGAGGTCTCTGAAGTCGAGATTCCCAGTGTGGGAAGGATTCTGGTTAGATCTGATGCAGATGGATATGATGAGGAG GTGATGCTGAGCCCTGCCATGCAAGGGGTCATCCTGGCCATAGCTAAAGCCCGTCAGACCTTTGACCGAGATGGGTCTGAAGCAGGGCTGATTAAG GCATTCCATGAAGAATACTCCAGGCTCTATCAGCTTGCCAAAGAGACCCCCACCTCTCACAGTGATCCTCGACTTCAGCATGTCCTTGTCTACTTTTTCCAAAATGAAGCACCCAAAAGGGTAGTAGAACGAACCCTTCTGGAACAGTTTGCAGATAAAAATCTTAGCTATGATGAAAG ATCAATCAGCATTATGAAGGTGGCTCAAGCGAAACTGAAGGAAATTGGTCCAGATGACATGAATATGGAAGAGTACAAG AAGTGGCATGAAGATTATAGTTTGTTCCGAAAAGTGTCTGTGTATCTCCTAACAGGCCTAGAACTCTATCAAAAAGGAAA GTACCAAGAGGCACTTTCCTACCTGGTATATGCCTACCAGAGCAATGCTGCCCTGCTGATGAAGGGGCCCCGCCGGGGGGTCAAAGAATCCGTGATTGCTTTATACCGAAGAAAATGCCTTCTG GAGCTGAATGCCAAAGCAGCTTctctttttgaaacaaatgatgaTCACTCTGTAACTGAGGGCATTAATGTGATGAATGAGCTGATCATCCCCTGCATTCACCTTATCATTAATAATGACATTTCCAAGGATGATCTGGATGCCATTGAGGTCATGAGAAACCATTGGTGCTCTTACCTTGGGCAAGATATTGCAG AAAATCTGCAGCTGTGCCTAGGGGAGTTTCTACCCAGACTTCTAGATCCTTCTGCAGAAATCATCGTCTTGAAAGAGCCTCCAACTATTCGACCCAATTCTCCCTATGACCTATGTAGCCGATTTGCAGCTGTCATGGAGTCAATTCAGGGAGTTTCAACTGTGACAGTGAAATAA
- the USP28 gene encoding ubiquitin carboxyl-terminal hydrolase 28 isoform X14 produces the protein MTAELQQDDAAGAADGHGSASNGDITQAVSLLTDERVKEPSQDTVATEPSEVEGSAANKEVLAKVIDLTHDNKDDLQAAIALSLLESPKIQADGRDLNRMHEATSAETKRSKRKRCEVWGENPNPSDWRRVDGWPVGLKNVGNTCWFSAVIQSLFQLPEFRRLVLSYSLPQNVLENCRSHTEKRNIMFMQELQYLFALMMGSNRKFVDPSAALDLLKGAFRSSEEQQQDVSEFTHKLLDWLEDAFQLAVNVNSPRNKSENPMVQLFYGTFLTEGVREGKPFCNNETFGQYPLQVNGYRNLDECLEGAMVEGDVELLPSDHSVKYGQERWFTKLPPVLTFELSRFEFNQSLGQPEKIHNKLEFPQIMYMDRYMYRSKELIRNKRECIRKLKEEIKILQQKLERYVKYGSGPARFPLPDMLKYVIEFASTKPASESCPPESDTHMTLPLSSVHCSVSDQTSKESTSTESSSQDVESTFSSPEDSLPKSKPLTSSRSSMEMPSQPAPRTVTDEEINFVKTCLQRWRSEIEQDIQDLKNCIASTTQTIEQMYCDPLLRQVPYRLHAVLVHEGQANAGHYWAYIYNQPRQSWLKYNDISVTESSWEEVERDSYGGLRNVSAYCLMYINDKLPYFNAEAAPTESDQMSEVEALSVELKHYIQEDNWRFEQEVEEWEEEQSCKIPQMESSTNSSSQDYSTSQEPSVASSHGVRCLSSEHAVIVKEQTAQAIANTARAYEKSGVEAALSEVMLSPAMQGVILAIAKARQTFDRDGSEAGLIKAFHEEYSRLYQLAKETPTSHSDPRLQHVLVYFFQNEAPKRVVERTLLEQFADKNLSYDERSISIMKVAQAKLKEIGPDDMNMEEYKKWHEDYSLFRKVSVYLLTGLELYQKGKYQEALSYLVYAYQSNAALLMKGPRRGVKESVIALYRRKCLLELNAKAASLFETNDDHSVTEGINVMNELIIPCIHLIINNDISKDDLDAIEVMRNHWCSYLGQDIAENLQLCLGEFLPRLLDPSAEIIVLKEPPTIRPNSPYDLCSRFAAVMESIQGVSTVTVK, from the exons AAGTGATAGACCTTACTCATGATAACAAAGATGATCTTCAGGCTGCCATTGCTTTGAGTCTACTGGAGTCTCCCAAAATTCAAGCTGATGGAAGAGATCTTAACAG GATGCATGAAGCAACCTCTGCAGAAACTAAACGCTCAAAGAGAAAACGCTGTGAAGTCTGGGGAGAAAACCCCAATCCCAGTGACTGGAGGAGAGTTGATGGTTGGCCAGTTGGGCTGAAAAATGTTGGCAATACATGTTGGTTTAGTGCTGTTATTCAG tCTCTCTTTCAATTGCCTGAATTTCGAAGACTTGTTCTCAGTTATAGTCTGCCACAAAATGTACTTGAAAATTGTCGAAGTCATACA gaaaagagaaatatcatGTTTATGCAAGAGCTTCAGTATTTGTTTGCTCTAATGATGGGATCAAATAGAAAATTTGTAGACCCGTCTGCAGCCCTGGATCTATTAAAGGGAGCATTCCGATCATCTGAGGAACAGCAG CAAGATGTGAGTGAATTCACACACAAGCTCCTGGATTGGCTAGAGGACGCATTCCAGCTAGCTGTTAATGTTAA CAGTCCCAGGaacaaatctgaaaatccaatgGTGCAGCTGTTCTATGGTACTTTCCTGACTGAAGGGGTTCGTGAAG GAAAACCCTTTTGTAACAATGAGACCTTCGGCCAGTATCCTCTTCAGGTAAACGGTTATCGCAACTTAGACGAGTGTTTGGAAGGGGCCATGGTGGAGGGTGATGTTGAGCTTCTTCCCTCCGATCACTCGGTGAAGTATGGACAAGAG CGTTGGTTTACAAAGCTACCTCCAGTGTTGACCTTTGAACTCTCAAGATTTGAGTTTAATCAGTCCCttgggcagccagagaaaattcACAATAAGCTGGAATTTCCTCAGATTATGTATATGGACAG GTACATGTACAGGAGCAAGGAGCTTATTCGAAATAAGAGAGAGTGTATTCGAAAGttgaaggaggaaataaaaattcTGCAGCAAAAATTGGAAAG GTATGTGAAATATGGCTCAGGCCCAGCTCGGTTCCCGCTCCCGGACATGCTGAAATATGTTATTGAATTTGCTAGTACAAAACCTGCCTCAGAAAGCTGTCCACCTGAAAGTGACACACACATGACATTACCACTTTCTTCAGTGCACTGCTCGGTTTCTGACCAGACATCCAAGGAAag TACAAGTACAGAAAGCTCTTCTCAGGATGTTGAAAGTACCTTTTCTTCTCCTGAAGATTCTTTACCCAAGTCTAAACCACTGACATCTTCTCGGTCTtccatggaaatgccttcacagcCAGCTCCGCGAACAGTCACAGATGAGGAGATAAATTTTGTTAAGACCTGTCTTCAGAGGTGGAGGAGTGAGATTGAACAAGATATACAAG ATTTAAAGAATTGTATTGCAAGTACTACTCAGACTATTGAACAGATGTACTGCGATCCTCTCCTTCGTCAG GTGCCTTATCGCTTGCATGCAGTTCTTGTTCATGAAGGACAAGCAAATGCTGGACACTATTGGGCCTATATCTATAATCAACCCCGACAGAGCTGGCTCAAGTACAATGACATCTCTGTTACTGAATCTTCCTGGGAAGAAGTTGAAAGAGATTCCTATGGAGGCCTGAGAAATGTTAGTGCTTACTGTCTGATGTACATTAATGACAAACTACCCTACTTCAATGCAG AGGCAGCCCCAACTGAATCAGATCAAATGTCAGAAGTGGAAGCCCTATCTGTGGAACTCAAGCATTACATTCAGGAGGATAACTGGCGGTTTGAGCAGGAAGTAGAGGAGTGGGAAGAAGAGCAGTCTTGCAAAATCCCTCAAATGGAGTCCTCCACCAACTCCTCATCACAGGACTACTCTACATCACAAG AGCCTTCAGTAGCCTCTTCTCATGGGGTTCGCTGCTTGTCATCTGAGCATGCTGTGATTGTAAAGGAGCAAACTGCCCAGGCTATTGCAAACACAGCCCGTGCCTATGAGAAGAGCGGTGTAGAAGCGGCACTGAGTGAG GTGATGCTGAGCCCTGCCATGCAAGGGGTCATCCTGGCCATAGCTAAAGCCCGTCAGACCTTTGACCGAGATGGGTCTGAAGCAGGGCTGATTAAG GCATTCCATGAAGAATACTCCAGGCTCTATCAGCTTGCCAAAGAGACCCCCACCTCTCACAGTGATCCTCGACTTCAGCATGTCCTTGTCTACTTTTTCCAAAATGAAGCACCCAAAAGGGTAGTAGAACGAACCCTTCTGGAACAGTTTGCAGATAAAAATCTTAGCTATGATGAAAG ATCAATCAGCATTATGAAGGTGGCTCAAGCGAAACTGAAGGAAATTGGTCCAGATGACATGAATATGGAAGAGTACAAG AAGTGGCATGAAGATTATAGTTTGTTCCGAAAAGTGTCTGTGTATCTCCTAACAGGCCTAGAACTCTATCAAAAAGGAAA GTACCAAGAGGCACTTTCCTACCTGGTATATGCCTACCAGAGCAATGCTGCCCTGCTGATGAAGGGGCCCCGCCGGGGGGTCAAAGAATCCGTGATTGCTTTATACCGAAGAAAATGCCTTCTG GAGCTGAATGCCAAAGCAGCTTctctttttgaaacaaatgatgaTCACTCTGTAACTGAGGGCATTAATGTGATGAATGAGCTGATCATCCCCTGCATTCACCTTATCATTAATAATGACATTTCCAAGGATGATCTGGATGCCATTGAGGTCATGAGAAACCATTGGTGCTCTTACCTTGGGCAAGATATTGCAG AAAATCTGCAGCTGTGCCTAGGGGAGTTTCTACCCAGACTTCTAGATCCTTCTGCAGAAATCATCGTCTTGAAAGAGCCTCCAACTATTCGACCCAATTCTCCCTATGACCTATGTAGCCGATTTGCAGCTGTCATGGAGTCAATTCAGGGAGTTTCAACTGTGACAGTGAAATAA
- the USP28 gene encoding ubiquitin carboxyl-terminal hydrolase 28 isoform X19 has translation MRWFTKLPPVLTFELSRFEFNQSLGQPEKIHNKLEFPQIMYMDRYMYRSKELIRNKRECIRKLKEEIKILQQKLERYVKYGSGPARFPLPDMLKYVIEFASTKPASESCPPESDTHMTLPLSSVHCSVSDQTSKESTSTESSSQDVESTFSSPEDSLPKSKPLTSSRSSMEMPSQPAPRTVTDEEINFVKTCLQRWRSEIEQDIQDLKNCIASTTQTIEQMYCDPLLRQVPYRLHAVLVHEGQANAGHYWAYIYNQPRQSWLKYNDISVTESSWEEVERDSYGGLRNVSAYCLMYINDKLPYFNAEAAPTESDQMSEVEALSVELKHYIQEDNWRFEQEVEEWEEEQSCKIPQMESSTNSSSQDYSTSQEPSVASSHGVRCLSSEHAVIVKEQTAQAIANTARAYEKSGVEAALSELKEAEPKKPMPQETNLAEQSEQPPKANDAESTAQPNSEVSEVEIPSVGRILVRSDADGYDEEVMLSPAMQGVILAIAKARQTFDRDGSEAGLIKAFHEEYSRLYQLAKETPTSHSDPRLQHVLVYFFQNEAPKRVVERTLLEQFADKNLSYDERSISIMKVAQAKLKEIGPDDMNMEEYKKWHEDYSLFRKVSVYLLTGLELYQKGKYQEALSYLVYAYQSNAALLMKGPRRGVKESVIALYRRKCLLELNAKAASLFETNDDHSVTEGINVMNELIIPCIHLIINNDISKDDLDAIEVMRNHWCSYLGQDIAENLQLCLGEFLPRLLDPSAEIIVLKEPPTIRPNSPYDLCSRFAAVMESIQGVSTVTVK, from the exons ATG CGTTGGTTTACAAAGCTACCTCCAGTGTTGACCTTTGAACTCTCAAGATTTGAGTTTAATCAGTCCCttgggcagccagagaaaattcACAATAAGCTGGAATTTCCTCAGATTATGTATATGGACAG GTACATGTACAGGAGCAAGGAGCTTATTCGAAATAAGAGAGAGTGTATTCGAAAGttgaaggaggaaataaaaattcTGCAGCAAAAATTGGAAAG GTATGTGAAATATGGCTCAGGCCCAGCTCGGTTCCCGCTCCCGGACATGCTGAAATATGTTATTGAATTTGCTAGTACAAAACCTGCCTCAGAAAGCTGTCCACCTGAAAGTGACACACACATGACATTACCACTTTCTTCAGTGCACTGCTCGGTTTCTGACCAGACATCCAAGGAAag TACAAGTACAGAAAGCTCTTCTCAGGATGTTGAAAGTACCTTTTCTTCTCCTGAAGATTCTTTACCCAAGTCTAAACCACTGACATCTTCTCGGTCTtccatggaaatgccttcacagcCAGCTCCGCGAACAGTCACAGATGAGGAGATAAATTTTGTTAAGACCTGTCTTCAGAGGTGGAGGAGTGAGATTGAACAAGATATACAAG ATTTAAAGAATTGTATTGCAAGTACTACTCAGACTATTGAACAGATGTACTGCGATCCTCTCCTTCGTCAG GTGCCTTATCGCTTGCATGCAGTTCTTGTTCATGAAGGACAAGCAAATGCTGGACACTATTGGGCCTATATCTATAATCAACCCCGACAGAGCTGGCTCAAGTACAATGACATCTCTGTTACTGAATCTTCCTGGGAAGAAGTTGAAAGAGATTCCTATGGAGGCCTGAGAAATGTTAGTGCTTACTGTCTGATGTACATTAATGACAAACTACCCTACTTCAATGCAG AGGCAGCCCCAACTGAATCAGATCAAATGTCAGAAGTGGAAGCCCTATCTGTGGAACTCAAGCATTACATTCAGGAGGATAACTGGCGGTTTGAGCAGGAAGTAGAGGAGTGGGAAGAAGAGCAGTCTTGCAAAATCCCTCAAATGGAGTCCTCCACCAACTCCTCATCACAGGACTACTCTACATCACAAG AGCCTTCAGTAGCCTCTTCTCATGGGGTTCGCTGCTTGTCATCTGAGCATGCTGTGATTGTAAAGGAGCAAACTGCCCAGGCTATTGCAAACACAGCCCGTGCCTATGAGAAGAGCGGTGTAGAAGCGGCACTGAGTGAG CTTAAAGAAGCTGAACCCAAGAAGCCCATGCCCCAGGAAACAAACCTTGCAGAGCAGTCAGAACAGCCCCCAAAGGCTAATGATGCAGAGTCTACTGCCCAGCCTAATTCTGAGGTCTCTGAAGTCGAGATTCCCAGTGTGGGAAGGATTCTGGTTAGATCTGATGCAGATGGATATGATGAGGAG GTGATGCTGAGCCCTGCCATGCAAGGGGTCATCCTGGCCATAGCTAAAGCCCGTCAGACCTTTGACCGAGATGGGTCTGAAGCAGGGCTGATTAAG GCATTCCATGAAGAATACTCCAGGCTCTATCAGCTTGCCAAAGAGACCCCCACCTCTCACAGTGATCCTCGACTTCAGCATGTCCTTGTCTACTTTTTCCAAAATGAAGCACCCAAAAGGGTAGTAGAACGAACCCTTCTGGAACAGTTTGCAGATAAAAATCTTAGCTATGATGAAAG ATCAATCAGCATTATGAAGGTGGCTCAAGCGAAACTGAAGGAAATTGGTCCAGATGACATGAATATGGAAGAGTACAAG AAGTGGCATGAAGATTATAGTTTGTTCCGAAAAGTGTCTGTGTATCTCCTAACAGGCCTAGAACTCTATCAAAAAGGAAA GTACCAAGAGGCACTTTCCTACCTGGTATATGCCTACCAGAGCAATGCTGCCCTGCTGATGAAGGGGCCCCGCCGGGGGGTCAAAGAATCCGTGATTGCTTTATACCGAAGAAAATGCCTTCTG GAGCTGAATGCCAAAGCAGCTTctctttttgaaacaaatgatgaTCACTCTGTAACTGAGGGCATTAATGTGATGAATGAGCTGATCATCCCCTGCATTCACCTTATCATTAATAATGACATTTCCAAGGATGATCTGGATGCCATTGAGGTCATGAGAAACCATTGGTGCTCTTACCTTGGGCAAGATATTGCAG AAAATCTGCAGCTGTGCCTAGGGGAGTTTCTACCCAGACTTCTAGATCCTTCTGCAGAAATCATCGTCTTGAAAGAGCCTCCAACTATTCGACCCAATTCTCCCTATGACCTATGTAGCCGATTTGCAGCTGTCATGGAGTCAATTCAGGGAGTTTCAACTGTGACAGTGAAATAA